The Toxotes jaculatrix isolate fToxJac2 chromosome 21, fToxJac2.pri, whole genome shotgun sequence genome includes a region encoding these proteins:
- the msrb1b gene encoding methionine-R-sulfoxide reductase B1b, with product MSFCRFLGGEIYKDHFKPGIYVCSKCNHPLFSSRSKFAHSSPWPAFTDTVREDSVTKMMETLTAFKVLCGKCGNGLGHEFVNDGPEEGVSRFUIFSHSLKFVPNKGKDNQ from the exons ATGTCTTTCTGTCGGTTTTTAGGCGGTGAGATCTACAAGGATCATTTCAAACCAG GTATATATGTGTGCTCCAAGTGCAACCATCCCCTGTTCTCCAGTCGGTCCAAGTTTGCCCACTCGTCTCCCTGGCCAGCTTTCACTGACACCGTCAGGGAGGACAGTGTCACCAAGATGATGGAGACTCTCACTGCCTTCAAG GTCCTGTGTGGCAAGTGTGGCAACGGTCTGGGCCATGAGTTTGTGAATGATGGTCCAGAAGAGGGAGTCTCACGTTTTTGAATCTTCAGCCACTCGCTCAAGTTTGTCCCCAACAAGG GCAAGGACAACCAATAA
- the neurl2 gene encoding neuralized-like protein 2, giving the protein MEPFPDQFMEFHPIHGINIRLDHSGTQAMRVESFANGVCFSKHPLKPGEIFLIEIEDKELGWCGHLRIGLTARNPLDLEVVPEYSIPDLTDLGDSWIFAITRNHNKIIEDPEVQEPGEGGLAGGQRLGRGEVEDRAVDGGGNNVNPKTFFTDSHLYIENVRIPRDKLVGRSRPGRYSHILDDLYKTNALPPTARRSRIGVLYVPKGRDLGDMHIIINGEDMGASAKGIPTIQPLYAVVDVFAATKCVRIVQVEYGFSSLQTLCRKAIQKHIVHRMAIDWLELPEALKHYCKYE; this is encoded by the exons ATGGAACCATTTCCTGACCAATTTATGGAATTTCACCCCATCCATGGTATCAACATCAGACTGGACCACTCAGGAACCCAGGCCATGCGGGTGGAGAGCTTTGCCAACGGGGTGTGTTTCAGCAAACACCCTCTGAAGCCTGGGGAAATCTTTCTCATAGAGATCGAGGACAAGGAGCTGGGATGGTGTGGCCACCTCCGGATCGGCCTGACTGCCAGGAATCCCTTGGACTTAGAAGTGGTACCTGAATATTCCATCCCGGACCTTACAGACCTTGGAGACAGCTGGATCTTTGCTATCACTCGCAACCACAACAAGATCATAGAGGATCCTGAGGTCCAGGAGCCGGGCGAGGGAGGACTGGCTGGTGGTCAGAGGCTCGGGCGGGGGGAAGTTGAAGATAGAGCTGTagatggaggaggaaacaaCGTGAATCCAAAGACTTTCTTCACTGACTCTCACTTGTACATTGAGAATGTTCGAATCCCCAGAGACAAGCTCGTCGGCAGGAGCCGGCCGGGACGTTACAGCCACATTTTGGATGACTTGTATAAGACCAACGCACTTCCTCCCACAGCCAGACGCAGCAGGATAGGAGTACTGTATGTGCCTAAAGGAAGAGACCTGGGTGATATGCATATCATCATCAATGGAGAGGACATGGGAGCTTCTGCAAAGGGGATTCCCACCATCCAGCCTCTCTACGCAGTGGTGGACGTCTTTGCTGCTACTAAGTGTGTCAGAATTGTCCAGGTTGAGTATGGAT TCTCATCCTTGCAGACATTGTGTAGGAAGGCCATCCAGAAGCACATTGTCCACAGGATGGCCATTGACTGGCTGGAGCTGCCAGAGGCACTCAAGCACTACTGCAAATATGAATGA